A window of Phragmites australis chromosome 15, lpPhrAust1.1, whole genome shotgun sequence genomic DNA:
AAACTATGCATCAACTGTTGCTTTCACCTCCAGATCTTTTACCCAGCTACTTACTTGGGgttaaagatggccaaatgggccgtgcttattgggccggcccgaggcacggaactgtaggcacgacccggcccgagccgagatgggccgggccggcacggcacgaggccacgggccgtgcctgggccgagcgcgcggcacggcgggccggcacggcacggcccggccgagtcgggccggcacgggcacgaccCGGCCCACGGGCGGCACAGGCACGGCACGaaccggcacggcccggctcaggcacgggtggcccaggaggcacggccgggtCGGACCGGCActgcacgcggcggcccatcacggcacggccggcccggcaaggcacggcccaccgtgccggctcggcacgtggcggcccacggcacggccgggccggcacggcacggcacggcccaccgcggggggcacggcccggccggcacgtggggcacgatgggccggcgggggcacgcgggttaacgggttaaacgggcctggaacggcccgtttaacccgttaactcgatatttttgaattttatagccgttttatgaccgtttgagctccaaaaaattcgaaaaaaaattgcaaaaatcaccatttttcacctataaatagaggagcaccttgcccttccattccacaccagcaacaccattttctctcttgtttcctcctctcattcttgtctcaaagttcgtgagaattagcgataatttggcaaaattagtttgaattgttgcaaaaaaatccgagcaattccaaaatcgtcatcctgctgatttgctatcttgaagttgaagaaatattggtgatttttttgcatcgttgttgagtcttattttattattagttttattatttgattatttctaactctgaatatttgcaatttttgtagtgtcattcgacattgatcatggatgccggtgatcatgatacatccatagatcatgatttttttctccaaggactcacaggagactacggcccctttgatactagtgctgcaggtgatgatggacccgacggtgaacctccggttggttcacatccagatccaggtgatgcagcaggagtgccatcgtcaggctctacaagtgcgcacacattagcaagcagcgggtctaaaagatcaagagccggtacttccgaagtttggcaagactttgaaaggatctacaaagaggaagatggggtaagtgtcaggtatgctaagtgttatatttgtaaaaatgaattatctgcaaagccctcgggtggaacggggcacttgaagaggcacgccataagttgcaagcgaaagagtggagcagccatgaagcagacggtgttgcagtacaaccccgacggctctgttcatcattgggagtatgactctgccaatgctcgaaaagagctatgtcgcttcattgcaagagcggatctaccactcaatatcggtgagtctgctgcatttgaagattacattaagcaagctcataatcctaggttcacgcatgtttctagacagacaactagtagggatatggtaaaatactacaatacgtgtcgtagcaaacttaaagaaatgttgcaaacatgtacattttcagttgctttgacctcggacatatgggcaggtagggctagagaggattatcttagtgtggttgctcattttgttaataatgattgggaattagaaaagagaataataggttttcgcttgattgacaacgcgcataccggtgaaaatattgctgaaaaaatatctcaagtagttgcagactttggcctcacgaataaaatattttatatcactttagataatgccggtgcaaattctagagcaatggatattcttactccgttgtttagtacttatgctgaatctttcttgttacatcaacgttgtgcttgtcatattatcaatcttatagtaaaatccggtttgaagaggttatcgcgatacttagaagattttcgtactgcaatatcttttgtgaactcctctaaccaacgaattgcagcatataaacagtattgtgttgcaatgggtgtgcgtctacgtaagtttgctctggacatgccagtgagatggaactctactttcttgatgcttaaaaatattataccatataagagcacatttggtgtgtttattcatacacattaccatcagcatgggggtcaaactttactcacggaagcgcattggtatgttgctgaaaggatactggagtttcttgaatttttttatgattcaactgtgagtttatcaggagtttattatccaacatcttgtttagtagtgcataatattgttgaaattgctactcatttaaacaactatgaaaatgacaatcttttaagagattgtgtagttcctataaaatctaaattcttaaagtattggaaagaaattcctttgttatacgcttttgcctttattttagatcctagagctaaaattgcagctttctgtagagttctcgcaattctaggtgatgctcttggccatgattattctaattattatactaatgttcgttctaagttattcaaagtttatagtaaatatgaaacaaagtatggcggagttcgcttgcaacgacctccactagcacccacaacaagtaagaagacgacaacgtggggggaaatatttggtgcaggttcttcatcaagaagttcagactcttcgtcacgatcgtctacgggcaccggaattccaacatccggaggggagctaactaccttcatcgacagtgacgttatcagccacgaacaagaaaacttcaacatactgcaatggtggcatgagcacaagacgaattatctagtcctttcactgttagcgcgagatttgttaacggttcctgtatctacagtttcttctgaggctgccttcagtcttacaggaagaataatcgaagagagaagaacaaatttgtcaagtgagatggttgaaatactcaccatagtaaaggattgggaacaagctgaagcacgaatgcaacacactgcggaaaatactgagcttgaagaatcattccaaaatttgtatctagatgctgatgagaacgtgtaattttaaattttctgagctaggttgtactcttttttcctttgctagaaaggtttttaatgaggcaacctatcaataaagctcatttttagaattaatcatgtgcccctattatttctaagttttttttattcatgttttttgtttatttttttaaaataccccccgcggccccacccccacctacctctcctctcatcgtggcctataaataccatctactccatctcaaactccatgtattctcattgcccatcctgcccacccatctctcttttcctatttgctagccaagtagccagtattcacttcacatcaggaaactaattccatatttcaattcatggatcaagacgccgagaactcaggtgcatggtcccaagtgtggcaacattttgaaaaggtcttcaaagaaattaacggggaacaggtaagatttgctaagtgtaatatatgcagtatagaaataggtgccagatcttcacatggaacgggacacttgaggaagcatattaaaaattgcaagcaaaattctggagtttctaatgaaaccatgtaattttcgaagcataatcattggttgtactcttttttccttctagtagaaaggtttttaacgaggcaaccaatcaataaagatgttatgtatttattttccatatttttttattattttttggatttttttagctattatttttgatttttttcctatttttttgagtgctgacgggcccaacgtgcctccaccgtgccggccgggcccgtcgtgcctccaccgtgccggtcgggcccgtcgtgcctccaccgtgccggtcgggcccgtcgtgccaaacgggcctatcgtgcctccaccgtgccgaacgggcccatcgtgcctccaccgtgccgaacgggcccatcgtgccgaacgggcccatcgtgccggccgggcccatcgtgccgaccgtgctgtgggccagcccggcacggcacggtgacagttgggccgtgccgtgggccgacggctcggcacgcgggccggcacggcacggcccgtaacagtaaatgggccaatcgggccgtgccgatttcgggccgtgccgagatgggcccgtgccgggccggcccgattaATCCATTTGACCATCTTTACTTGGGGTGTTATCAGAAACTAGATAAAAGGTGTACTTCCATGGTGTTGGGATGAAGTTACGAGGAGAAATCTCCAGATTATCAGATTACATATCTGGCACACAAAAATGTTCAAAAAAATTCTGGATGGTACATGCATACTTTCCCCTAAGAATCTGACCTACTTTTCTTTGGTAGTTATACTTGAAATTGACGGCTGTAGGTGGCAGCAGCAGTAACAGCAGGGAATACTTACAGTGCTAGAGCAGATTTAACACAAATAACTTGAAAAACATAAAACATGTAAATCGGGTTGGATCCTAAAATATCATGTTACTGTTGCTAGATACAATTTCTTAACATGCTAGTAAGCTAAATTTGTAAACTACACAAAGAGTTCCCTAAAGCAGCATGCTGCTATTGCTCTGCCACCTCCTTCCCCTCTTCATCTTCTGCCCACCAAGCAAGAAGACCCAGACCATCTCCTTTTATACTTCCCTGTAAAAGCATTACTGCAGTTACTCACCAAAGCATGCAAGGACAAACTTCAGCataaggccaactccagcagcaCATGTATCCAGTGGTACAGTACTCCGCAAGgaactgtagcactggaaattgCACTCAAGTAGATACCTCATCCAGTGCCAAACAGTGACGCTGCAGTGTTGCGGAGAGAGACTGGGGTCTGTATTTTTTTGCGGACTACTGTAGCAGCACTtatcactgtagcagtactgtagcaacgCTGCTTACAGTGGCTGACGGGGCCGGAGACAGAAAAAGGCgtcgggtactgtagcagtactgtagcaccgctgtttacagaggctgacagcggatctagggagagaaaaaaaggagtagaagataggaaatagggtagctgctggaaatggaaaaaataagggatgctgtaatagtgatagaggatactgtaatagtatttttgaggatgaaaatttgagatagctgctggagatagccTAAGGGCATCAGAACACAATAAAACCAGACCATGGGGTTCATCACAACTAGAAAAATACATTAAATAAGGCTAGAAATTATTCAAAAGTTAAGAGGCTTTGAATTCAAGTATCCACATTCTTTCTCTTGAAGTCGTAATAACCAAAGAAAAGTAGATATTATGTGTCTCAAAGATGTCTCTATTTTCCGAGAACACCCAGTTTTGTATGTCTGTTAGCAGAAGAGAATTTAGTCCTACATCCATTATAGATTCTTTGAAGACTCTGTGCTGGTCTAAATACCAGAAGTGTAAACTGCTAGTTGTATAGACTATCAGTGAAAGGAATTGGGTGTTAGACTTAAGTGTGTTAGATTTGACACCATGTGATATGACATGGCATGCATAGCAAATAACATTACTTCTGTGTAAATTGCTAGTTCTGTAGGCAATCAATGCAATGTTGATATGACACTGTGTATGATGACATGATGACACTGTGCATGATGACAGGTTCCGCATGGCAATGCCAACAAGTAATGCAGACACAGACACAATTTCAGCTATATGcacccaaaaataaaaaagtatgtTAGTGTGTTTGTAATCATAGCCTTTGCCTTGCCATCGATCACACGCTTCACATGACCTCTCCACTTCCCATGTGTACACACGTAGAGTCATGAAGTGGTAACTTAGGACTAATGCTTCTCATACAAACTGAAAGAGACGAAGGCCTAAGGCCCACATGGGCTCCACTCCAACATATATTCTAGAACACATctcttttgtaaaaaaaaaaaaaaaaaagaggcggAAAAGCCACCAACTTGGATGTAGCACATCAAAAGTAAATGACACAACTTAACGAAAAAAACCAAACATTGTGTACGTACAACTTGAAGTGATGCATAAGAATTTATCCTACAGAATAATCATGGGTATAGATTCAACTTAAAAGTCATTAGCCATAGCATGAGATGACATTAGTCAAAAATGACTGGCCATGAATATAAACCGAGCTAGATTGGGCATATGTACAGCTGTATGTATACAAGGAAGAGCACTTACAACAATCTGCATTGGAGCAAATGGCGGGTCGTCCTCCTTTTGCTCCACTGGGATAGGCGGGTATTTTGTGCTAGATACCAAGAATCTTATCTGCACAGTGATTGCATTGATCATGAGTTTAGTGTGGGCAGTGACAATAGGAAGTAATCACTGctttgaatttaaaaaaaaaaacaaacaaaggcCAAATTTAAACACCTCATCGTCTAGATCTAGATAAAGCTCATCACCATCTTCAGTCTTCAGCATCCACCGACCATCTGGTCCCCTGGAAATTgaatgaacaaaaaaaaatgagaactaaagaaaatatgacAGAACTTTATGCTGAAAATTCTTTCCTTAGAAACGGAGGAAAAGATCAGTGTTTTATCAATGCAGTACAAGTTGAACTATGGTTTTTCTAGCTATTTTGGAAGTGTTATCTACTTGCTGGAAAGTGCAAACATCATTATCTTTTTTCCCAGTCACGATTTTGTTTTAGTTTCTGACAAATTAATGTTATGGCATTTATGTCCATAACTATTAAAGTCAAATGGAGTACATTGACAGGATAACTTAGGTAATTTAGGTGATACTTGAGATGTAAAAGATGAATAGTTGAAATGTTAATCCAAGATAAATCAAAATCAACTTGTATGATATAACTCCAGAGGCAAATAATAACCTCAATTTTAAATAATACTAGTGATTTCTGTACTGCAACAACAAAATCAACAAATAGAGTGGTGTTCAACCTCACTGTGCCATACTGCATCAAGTGTCCAGGAATGCATATGTCACTGAAAAAATCAAGCGAAACTGCAAAAGAAGCAGGTATATTAGCTAAAACCAATCATTTGTGTATGCAGCTTTTCCAATGTAGTTGCATAACGATAACATATATATGATGTTTCATTTAATTTTCAGAACAGGAAGGGAGcattttaattttatagcaacCAGCTAATGTACCATGCTTgtcaaaataaaatttatattccATGAAGAAATACTAGTGTCGACACAGTGGCGGGGCTTCATTGTGGCTAAAGGGGGCCATGGCCTCTCCTGCTTCTACAAAATTCTTAAGGAAGTATCTAATTTTACCATTTGTACactgagaaaaataataatcctagcatcttttctatagcttgccccccccccccctattgtTCTTCAAGCTCCGTCACTGTGTGGACATATTAGGCTAATAGGCTCAAAGTTTATTCATGCATGGCAACGATTAGACATGACCCAAAagtttggatcttttgtttatAAGTTAGATGGACATATTGTTATAtgaaaatatgaacaaaaacCATGCAGTGCAACTGTGCAGAATGTTATGGGAAGATAAGTGTAAGTACCGAAAAAGAATCATAGACAAATCCTAACAAGTAAAGGAATTAAGAGGTTGCTAAACAAGCAGTTCTCCAAAAGTGAACTCACCTTGCAACCCCTTATCGTCATATCCACTGATCTTCCCAACAAGAACCTCCCCATTGAAGGGCTTGAACAACAACAAACGAAAGGAAACCTATCCAAAATAGGAAGAAGAAAATCTGAGCATGATATGCAAAGTGTAGTCTCGGAATTGAAATAAATAACTTCCCAGAGATCACACACTTTATACTAATACAATGCCAGAAGAAAGGGTCTACGCTGTTAAAATAAAAGTGTAAAATCTAGTTATAATGGGTCATTCATGTATCATGACTTGTTAAGCTGCCATCAAGTCGTTAACAAGTAgcacacaagcaagaatagacTGCCAATTCAAGGCACAGAAATAGTCACCATTATTTTACAACAAGGGGGAAAACTGGACCTTAGCATACAAATTGAAAGGAACTGTCACAGTTTGAACTAAATTGTTAAGTGTCTGTGTGCCAAAGCCATTGCAAAGAGAGAAATGCCAGAAAAATGTGCATATTTTGCCTTACAAATGATATGCAAATAGCTATCATACAAGAGAAGCCATTGACAGGATAAGAAATCAACGTAGCAACACGTGTTTAGGATCAGTCACAAAAGCTACCATTTCCATTCAAGCACAACAATCAAATGCTAAGCACTATTAAGGAACGCTTTCAAGTAATTTAGTGAAGACCAATGAGAAGGAACCTGAGCAGAAAAATAAATAGTAACACACACTTCACTTAAAGTCTTCAGATTGATCGCACAAATTAGAGAGTACGAAAAGGCAACAAAGTAACACTCGAGCTCGCGTGAATAGGGAGGTCACTCTCTGCCACGAATTTACTTTCCACAGAACATTGTAAGGCAAGCATACCATGCTTCAAGAACTTGAACATAAGAGGAAAACCAAAATGAAGACAAGCATTACTTTATAGGTCGAGCAGCCATCTCCTGGATGGATGGACCCGCCTTCAACGGATCGGATATCGTAGACAGACACACACAGGCCGAGATTCGCGATGACCTGCATCACACGCCAAAAACATACAGATACACACAATTAGTAACCAGCAAGGTGGAGCATAGGATTCAATTCAAGCATTTCTAACACTTTGTGCAGATTTGCCTCACCAATGCTAATGCTACggctaaagaaaaaaaaaacgaaagtCGGCGTTACCTTGTCCAGGAAGAGCCTCTCGAGCTCGGCCTTGATGGCGTCCACCAGGGGCCGGCTCAGCAGGTGCGGCGGCATCGGCAGCTCGTGCTCAATCTGACTCAGGACGAACATCCCGCCCGCCTACCCACCCGCCACAGAGCAGGGAGTCGAGGAGGCACCAGGCAGGCGGTCGGCGAGGGATGCGCCGAACGGAGGCGGTGCAGGCGCTGGACCCGGCCCGGACGACAGGGGAAGGAAGCGAGACGGCAACCGGACGGCGGGGGGAAAGGGGGGCCGGCAACGGGACGACGGGACGGCGACCGGAAGGGAGGCGGCGCGAGGTCAGGGTTTCAGGGGTCATGTCGGGCCCACTTGTTAGGCAAAAAATGGGCCTTGTAGTTTGCATGGGCCGCCATCTCCAGCTTCATAAGGAAAAACCTGGGCTAGGCGGGCCGATGGGCTAAATAGGGCGGGTCGGGCAGCTCAAAATCTTggaccttttttattttatatttttaaaattcgaaaattgcaaatatatacatCTATTTTGAAGTTTTGCAACTGGCATAAGATCTTGAAACTtgtttctttctcattgtaTAAGTAActatttgagttgaaattttataGAGAGCTAGAGGTCTGTTTAGGAAAGGTCTCAGATTAGCTCTTTGAATCAGGGAGAGCTATGTAAAACGATACTAGTCTTTGAATCAGGGAGAGCTATGTAAAACGATAGTTTGTAGTTTTATCTTttaaagtgatttttttaaataaaatagatGCTGAGagctaaaaaatagtttttctaatttatttttcgcACATAATCACTTCCTCTATAGAATTAATCTTAAATAATCACTTTCTTAAAGAATTTGGATCAAGAGAAGTCATAGATAACATCTACACCACAAaatgtttttagaatttttcatgacaatTTTGATCCATGTTAACCTTCCAACGGGTGACAGAAAtatagaattgcaaattttttaaaatagatgtatatatttatattttttggatttaaaaaatattaaaaaaattccaaaatcTTGAACCTGACCGGGCATTAATGATGGGATTGACTCTTTGATGGGTTGATGCAACCATCTGGAATTGAATTCCAATCCATCAATTTCTGGTTTGATACCATGCAACCATCACGTTTTTACTCTGCAAAGGTGTATCACTTTACCCACATACTCTCTTAACCAAGTTTTTCACGTGTAGCTAGTACGCTCCTCACACTTTTCCTTTGTTGTGTGCCTTGGACAAGCTAACAAAGCCTTTTTGCTAATACGTAAACAATACATCCACCTAGCGACATGATGGTCTAGACATTGCAGACTCCTGTGTATCATTGGGATACCTATAAACCCAAATCGGTTATTCTAGGGTGGTTGGTGACATCTTTTAAGTattttagattatctctaacagttaccttaaatttttatcctcaaaaacactattacagcatccccttaTCACtgttacagcatcccttatttttttatctccagcaactatcctattttctaccttctacacctctttttctctctccggtcccGCTGTCAGCTtctgtaaacagtactgctacagtactgtCGTTGTTTTCTTCCCGGCCCACTGACAGTCTCTATGCACAGTGTTGCTACattactgctacagtgttacgggtgctacagtactccgcaGATTTGCAGTCCCATCTTCTCTCTCCGCAGTACTGCAGCAACACTGCATCGTT
This region includes:
- the LOC133892085 gene encoding uncharacterized protein LOC133892085, with protein sequence MDAGDHDTSIDHDFFLQGLTGDYGPFDTSAAGDDGPDGEPPVGSHPDPGDAAGVPSSGSTSAHTLASSGSKRSRAGTSEVWQDFERIYKEEDGVSVRYAKCYICKNELSAKPSGGTGHLKRHAISCKRKSGAAMKQTVLQYNPDGSVHHWEYDSANARKELCRFIARADLPLNIGSSSRSSDSSSRSSTGTGIPTSGGELTTFIDSDVISHEQENFNILQWWHEHKTNYLVLSLLARDLLTVPVSTVSSEAAFSLTGRIIEERRTNLSSEMVEILTIVKDWEQAEARMQHTAENTELEESFQNLYLDADENV
- the LOC133893655 gene encoding DNA-directed RNA polymerase III subunit rpc8-like; translation: MFVLSQIEHELPMPPHLLSRPLVDAIKAELERLFLDKVIANLGLCVSVYDIRSVEGGSIHPGDGCSTYKVSFRLLLFKPFNGEVLVGKISGYDDKGLQVSLDFFSDICIPGHLMQYGTVRGPDGRWMLKTEDGDELYLDLDDEIRFLVSSTKYPPIPVEQKEDDPPFAPMQIVGSIKGDGLGLLAWWAEDEEGKEVAEQ